A single window of Periophthalmus magnuspinnatus isolate fPerMag1 chromosome 9, fPerMag1.2.pri, whole genome shotgun sequence DNA harbors:
- the si:dkey-13n15.2 gene encoding protein transport protein Sec24C: protein MEPSANQSETSPQQWAGQNSWSSVSPIQPHHNPISTFQHLTLTSPHHPESSLNHSHSNNTNWPSPCYDSSVYPGKPPCSLPVVSNGTLQLQSPPLYPAQINPQSICAPVQQHLSDQRLLNGPQSPLQNSSSNDLYSFDYNTSLNQLYSPLQPANAEAAGYIQNYTSPISPVQQQPQWTASTPGAVKRFVPDAVGQSPNSESRYGLDPESLPSAVKVMAEDQAQWEGKVYVSEPPSRLPPLPTTSCTIEDKGSASPFAIRATSYCFPCDAQTTQLSHLPLGTLISPLAGVNFGQSPLPDCTESECIAGCSFCGAFMCPAMGWQDCGQRYSCPFCGKVSEVAWQFYQPTKGAEGVRVDKEKRPELCMGSYEVIHSQKSEAAALLLALDVSVQALRGGHLEFITHQIRTLLASLNGEDEDTLAHVRVGLMTYDNRVHLYDLSPALSRPHMLVITETDDLQMPISGGLLVPLKDSIDSVNSVLQLIPQFSPEQNDAGGVPIELPVKAALAIFQALNCPGKLLIFHAAPLIEMGTTQTSSGFFGSNKPKSIFQPSEGAVSLVRECVRQGCSVHLFHLSQELVGGAWPGHIPYLTGGALNTYNHLQGEMDKERFSADLKRTFAMMNTGFRAELKICVSKDMRVLGCYGLFLPGPNPSSVPMASVDWWTTLALELEHVRNLDETKGVAIQTALSYTTWTGERRTRVHTVILKCSRHLQDAFRHYQAQTLLTFYSKKMYCAVLERPLQELREELQTQITEALACYRKHCCSASVSAGQLVLPQYLRALPVYINSLRKSEVLLPGLRSSVPHRLQQRCQVLNMDPTSTAIHFYPQLLPLPLTVDGSTPPHLEKAVRCCSASLESEGLYLVNSPLTLLLWVGRQVPTGVLMELFNTSCFSSLPSGETKLPVFESPLSSYVRSFISSLNSHFPTARKLWVVKQGDSCEEALQRHLVEDKSPNGGASYADFLYHLHVNSVRLLQ from the exons ATGGAgccttcagccaatcagagcgagaCTTCCCCTCAGCAGTGGGCGGGACAAAACAGCTGGTCCTCAGTTTCTCCTATTCAACCCCATCACAATCCAATTTCTACTTTTCAGCATCTCACCCTGACCTCCCCCCATCACCCAGAGTCATCCCTAAACCATTCTCACTCAAATAACACAAATTGGCCTAGTCCTTGCTATGATTCTTCAGTCTATCCCGGGAAACCTCCTTGTTCGCTTCCTGTTGTTTCCAATGGGACTCTGCAGCTACAATCTCCACCTCTCTACCCTGCTCAAATCAACCCCCAGTCAATCTGTGCCCCTGTTCAGCAGCACCTCTCAGATCAGAGGTTATTAAATGGGCCCCAGTCTCCTCTTCAAAATAGTTCTTCCAATGACCTTTACTCGTTTGACTATAATACAAGTCTAAATCAGCTGTACAGTCCTTTGCAGCCAGCTAATGCGGAGGCTGCTGGGTATATTCAAAATTATACATCGCCAATATCTCCAGTTCAACAGCAGCCTCAGTGGACTGCTtcaactccag GAGCTGTAAAACGCTTTGTTCCTGATGCAGTTGGACAATCTCCAAACTCTGAGTCTCGTTATGGACTTGACCCTGAGTCTCTTCCCAGTGCT GTAAAAGTAATGGCAGAGGACCAGGCCCAATGGGAGGGGAAAGTGTATGTCTCCGAGCCTCCTTCTCGTCTTCCTCCTTTGCCCACTACGTCCTGTACCATAGAAGACAAAG GTAGTGCGAGTCCGTTTGCCATCCGGGCCACTTCATACTGCTTTCCCTGTGATGCTCAGACCACTCAACTCAGCCATTTACCACTAGGGACGCTCATCTCCCCTTTGGCCGGAGTCAACTTTGGCCAG AGCCCCCTGCCAGACTGCACAGAGTCAGAATGTATTGCAGGTTGCAGTTTTTGTGGTGCCTTTATGTGTCCTGCTATGGGCTGGCAGGACTGTGGTCAGAGATACTCCTGCCCATTCTGTGGAAAAGTCAGTGAAg TGGCATGGCAGTTTTACCAGCCAACCAAAGGAGCTGAAGGTGTTCGAGTGGACAAGGAGAAAAGACCTGAACTTTGTATGGGGTCATATGAGGTCATCCACTCTCAAAAG aGTGAAGCTGCTGCACTATTACTGGCCCTAGATGTGTCTGTCCAAGCACTGAGAGGAGGTCATTTAGAGTTCATAACACATCAAATACGCACTCTGCTGGCCTCTTTGAATGg AGAGGATGAAGACACTTTGGCACATGTTCGTGTGGGTTTGATGACTTATGACAACAGAGTTCACCTGTATGACCTGAGCCCCGCCCTGTCCCGCCCACACATGCTCGTCATCACTGAGACTGACGACCTTCAAATGCCCATATCCGGTGGACTCCTGGTTCCTCTGAAAGACTCCATAGACAGTGTTAACAG TGTATTACAACTTATTCCTCAGTTCAGCCCAGAACAAAATGACGCTGGTGGAGTTCCCATAGAGCTGCCAGTCAAAGCAGCATTAGCCATATTCCAG GCTTTGAATTGTCCTGGAAAGTTACTGATCTTTCACGCCGCCCCTTTAATTGAGATGGGAACTACGCAAACATCTTCAGGTTTTTTTGGCTCCAATAAACCAAAG TCCATCTTCCAGCCATCAGAAGGAGCCGTCTCATTGGTCAGAGAATGTGTCCGTCAGGGCTGTAGCGTTCACTTGTTTCACCTGTCACAAGAGCTGGTGGGCGGAGCTTGGCCTGGACACATTCCTTATTTAACAGGGGGAGCTCTGAACACCTACAACCACCTTCAG GGTGAAATGGATAAAGAGCGTTTTTCTGCTGATCTGAAGAGAACTTTTGCCATGATGAACACAGGCTTCAGGGCTGAACTcaaaatatgtgtttctaaag ATATGCGTGTTTTGGGTTGTTATGGGCTCTTCCTACCTGGTCCTAACCCCTCATCTGTTCCCATGGCGAGTGTTGATTGGTGGACGACGTTAGCTCTGGAACTGGAACATGTTAGAAACTTGGATGAAACGAAAGGAGTAGCAATACAA ACCGCTCTATCTTACACCACatggacaggagagaggagaaccaGGGTTCACACAGTCATATTAAAATGCTCACGCCACCTACAGGATGCTTTTAGACATTACCAGGCCCAAACACTACTCACTTTTTACAGCAAGAAAA tgtATTGTGCAGTGctggagcgccccctgcaggagcTGAGAGAGGAACTGCAGACACAGATCACAGAAGCCTTGGCGTGTTACAGAAAACATTGCTGTTCTGCCTCAGTTTCTGCTGGACAG CTGGTGCTCCCTCAGTACCTGCGGGCTTTACCTGTCTACATCAACAGTCTGAGGAAGAGTGAGGTGCTTCTGCCTGGCCTCAGGAGCTCTGTGCCCCACAGACTGCAGCAAAGATGTCAAGTCCTCAACATGGACCCCACCAGCACTGCCATCCACTTCTACCCTCAGCTCCTGCCTCTG CCACTAACAGTTGATGGCTCAACCCCTCCTCACCTGGAAAAAGCCGTGCGATGCTGCTCTGCCAGTCTTGAATCTGAGGGTCTCTATTTGGTGAACTCCCCTCTCACCCTCTTACTCTGGGTGGGGCGCCAGGTACCAACAGGCGTTTTAATGGAGCTCTTCAACACCAGCTGCTTCTCCTCGCTGCCCTCCGGAGAG ACAAAGCTTCCTGTTTTTGAAAGCCCCCTCTCTTCTTATGTACGGTCCTTCATCAGCTCATTGAACTCTCACTTTCCCACAGCTCGAAAG CTGTGGGTGGTGAAGCAAGGTGACAGTTGTGAAGAGGCTCTACAGCGTCACCTAGTGGAGGATAAGAGTCCCAACGGAGGAGCGTCCTATGCAGATTTTCTCTACCATCTCCATGTCAACTCGGTCCGATTGCTGCAGTGA